In a genomic window of Amycolatopsis japonica:
- a CDS encoding uracil-DNA glycosylase, producing MTARPLQDIVEAGWAQALEPVAPQVAAMGEFLRAEIAAGRTYLPAGEHVLRAFQQPFHDVRVLIVGQDPYPTPGHAVGLSFSVAPDVRPIPKSLINIYKEYCEDLGHPLPSNGDLTPWADQGVLLLNRSLTVQPGKSNSHQGKGWEAVTEQAIKALAARDEPMVAILWGRNARNLKPMLGQVPCIESAHPSPLSAHAGFFGSRPFSRANQLLADQGAGPVEWKLP from the coding sequence GGCCCTCGAACCGGTGGCGCCGCAGGTCGCCGCGATGGGGGAATTCCTCCGCGCGGAGATCGCCGCGGGCCGGACCTATCTCCCGGCGGGTGAACACGTGCTGCGGGCGTTCCAGCAGCCGTTCCACGACGTGCGGGTGCTGATCGTCGGGCAGGACCCGTACCCGACGCCCGGGCACGCGGTCGGGCTGAGCTTCTCGGTGGCGCCGGACGTCCGGCCGATCCCGAAGAGCCTGATCAACATCTACAAGGAGTACTGCGAAGACCTGGGGCACCCGCTGCCGTCGAATGGTGACCTGACGCCGTGGGCCGACCAGGGGGTCTTGCTGCTCAACAGGTCGCTGACCGTGCAGCCGGGCAAGTCGAACTCGCATCAGGGCAAGGGCTGGGAAGCGGTCACCGAGCAGGCCATCAAGGCCCTCGCGGCGCGGGACGAGCCGATGGTCGCGATCCTGTGGGGCCGTAACGCGCGGAATCTGAAGCCGATGCTGGGGCAGGTGCCGTGCATCGAGTCGGCGCACCCGAGCCCGCTCTCGGCGCACGCGGGCTTTTTCGGGTCGCGGCCGTTCAGCCGGGCGAATCAGCTGCTGGCGGATCAGGGCGCCGGTCCGGTGGAGTGGAAGCTCCCCTGA
- the rpmB gene encoding 50S ribosomal protein L28, with translation MAAVCDVCGKGPGFGKSVSHSHRRTNRRWNPNIQTVHAKIGLSQRKRLNACTSCIKAGKVVRG, from the coding sequence GTGGCTGCCGTGTGCGACGTCTGTGGCAAGGGACCGGGCTTTGGCAAGTCGGTCTCGCACTCCCACCGGCGTACCAACCGCCGGTGGAACCCGAACATCCAGACCGTTCACGCCAAGATCGGTCTGTCCCAGCGCAAGCGCCTGAACGCCTGCACCTCGTGCATCAAGGCGGGCAAGGTCGTTCGCGGCTGA
- a CDS encoding DAK2 domain-containing protein: MRVLDVAAVSAWSAACVHSLAVLRPAIDGINVYPVADSDTGSNLLFTMTAARDALAEADPATTAEALAAFAKGAVAAAKGNSGVIMSQVVRGIAESAAARELDGPGLAEALGCADRAATGAVSRPVAGTILTVLHTVAAAVRDATGSLEEVAVEAARVAAEALEETPKQLPVLAVAGVVDAGARGLVAVLDALSGVISGGVTEPEHPLEAHHHHTIDAPTAWEVMYLLDGVDEGSLPGLRKTLSGLGDSVTVAGDGAGAYAVHVHCADIGAALEAGIELGRPRRVRVEPLITPTPVEVGGGIDRSVVAVVHGGQLAELLRAEGVAVLSVPQGSEPTVEEMLGLINEAAGHHVTVLPGGQRLTAAADAAAGHAMAADRDVVVIPCVSPVQVLAALAVHDKDRRTNDDVVAMAEAAAATRRGELRIAQEESLTWVGRAQAGDVVGLVDGEVVSIEPAPASETSLVAAAVGVLNRMLALGGELVTVLTGVDAPVRLPGELADQLRVEHPEVELTSYAGGQSDAVLLMGVE, from the coding sequence GTGCGGGTGCTGGACGTGGCGGCGGTCTCGGCTTGGTCCGCGGCCTGTGTGCACAGCTTGGCCGTGCTGCGGCCGGCGATCGACGGCATCAACGTCTACCCGGTCGCCGACTCCGACACCGGCTCCAACCTGCTGTTCACCATGACCGCGGCCCGCGACGCGCTGGCGGAGGCCGATCCCGCGACGACCGCCGAGGCGCTGGCGGCGTTCGCCAAGGGCGCGGTCGCGGCCGCCAAGGGCAACTCGGGCGTGATCATGTCGCAGGTCGTGCGCGGGATCGCCGAGTCGGCGGCCGCGAGGGAGCTCGACGGGCCGGGGCTCGCGGAGGCGCTCGGCTGCGCGGACCGGGCTGCCACGGGCGCGGTGAGCCGTCCGGTGGCCGGGACCATCCTGACCGTTCTCCACACCGTCGCGGCGGCCGTCCGCGACGCGACGGGCTCACTCGAAGAGGTGGCCGTCGAAGCCGCGCGCGTCGCCGCCGAAGCGCTCGAAGAGACCCCGAAGCAGCTGCCCGTCCTGGCGGTGGCCGGCGTGGTCGACGCGGGCGCCCGCGGCCTGGTCGCGGTCCTCGACGCCCTGTCCGGCGTGATCTCCGGCGGCGTCACCGAACCGGAGCACCCGCTCGAAGCGCATCACCATCACACGATCGACGCGCCGACCGCGTGGGAGGTCATGTACCTGCTCGACGGCGTCGACGAAGGCAGCCTCCCTGGGCTTCGCAAGACCCTCAGCGGCCTCGGCGACAGCGTCACGGTCGCCGGGGACGGCGCGGGCGCGTACGCCGTCCATGTCCATTGCGCGGACATCGGCGCGGCGCTGGAGGCCGGGATCGAGCTGGGCCGCCCACGCCGCGTCCGGGTCGAGCCGCTGATCACGCCCACCCCGGTCGAGGTCGGTGGCGGGATCGACCGGTCCGTGGTCGCCGTGGTCCACGGCGGGCAGCTGGCCGAACTCCTCCGCGCGGAGGGGGTCGCGGTGCTTTCGGTCCCGCAGGGGAGCGAGCCGACGGTCGAGGAGATGCTGGGCCTGATCAACGAGGCCGCCGGCCATCACGTCACCGTCCTTCCCGGCGGTCAGCGGCTGACCGCGGCGGCCGACGCGGCGGCGGGGCACGCGATGGCGGCGGATCGCGACGTCGTCGTCATCCCGTGCGTTTCACCCGTCCAGGTGCTCGCCGCGCTGGCCGTCCACGACAAGGACCGCCGCACCAACGACGACGTGGTCGCGATGGCCGAAGCGGCGGCCGCGACCAGGCGTGGCGAACTGCGGATAGCGCAGGAGGAGTCGCTAACCTGGGTGGGCCGGGCGCAGGCCGGTGACGTCGTCGGCCTCGTCGACGGCGAGGTCGTGTCGATCGAGCCCGCGCCCGCCTCGGAGACGAGCCTGGTCGCGGCGGCGGTCGGTGTGCTGAACCGGATGCTGGCCCTCGGCGGCGAGTTGGTCACCGTGCTGACCGGCGTGGACGCGCCGGTCCGGCTGCCCGGTGAGCTGGCCGATCAGCTCCGCGTGGAGCATCCCGAGGTCGAATTGACGAGTTACGCCGGCGGTCAGTCCGACGCCGTGCTGCTGATGGGGGTGGAGTGA
- the recG gene encoding ATP-dependent DNA helicase RecG yields MTNLRADLKLVVGAATAKALAKGLKIETVSDLLRHYPRRYAERGQLTDIAGLELGEHATVMARIERVNKRRMKARSGTLLEMVITDGKRRLQCTFFNQAWREKELVPGKNGLFAGKVTAFRDVLQLANPEYELFDADRQAEAMDDFLAEIIPVYPAAQGIPTWVIAKAVRQVLDVLEVDEDPMPIELLAQYGLPSLESALRGIHRPSGWDALNSARRRLKWDEAMAVQLIFAQRRHSLVSRPAKACPHTEGGILDAFDKRLPFALTSGQQEIGEEIARDLSTEHPMNRLLQGEVGSGKTVVALRAMLQVVDSGRQAAMLAPTEVLAAQHARSLREMLGDLGQAGELGGAENATRVTLLTGSMGAKERKKALLETVSGEAGIVVGTHALIQDTVSFADLGLVVVDEQHRFGVEQRDALRSRGSDETSPHVLVMTATPIPRTVAMTVYGDLETSALRVMPAGRSPIKTSVVPVAERPAWLDRAWQRVREECGKGHQAYIVCPRIGDEPASDKGDKRPALAVLDVAPELAEGPLKGLKIGALHGRMPADDKDAVMQAFAKGDLDVLVATTVIEVGVNVPNATAMVIMDADRFGISQLHQLRGRVGRGSVPGLCLLVTETLDGTTTRERLAAVESTTDGFELSRMDLELRREGDILGAAQSGKKSTLKLLSLLQDEEVIAEARARASEIVEKDPALGNYLGLAHMIADVVDEDRVEYLEKS; encoded by the coding sequence ATGACCAACCTGCGCGCGGACCTCAAGCTGGTCGTGGGCGCGGCGACGGCGAAGGCGCTGGCCAAGGGCCTCAAGATCGAGACGGTCAGCGACCTCCTGCGCCATTACCCACGCCGCTACGCCGAGCGCGGGCAGCTCACCGACATCGCCGGTCTCGAACTCGGCGAGCACGCCACCGTGATGGCGCGGATCGAGCGGGTCAACAAGCGCCGGATGAAGGCGCGCAGCGGCACCTTGCTCGAAATGGTGATCACCGACGGCAAACGCCGCCTGCAGTGCACCTTCTTCAACCAGGCCTGGCGCGAGAAGGAGCTCGTACCCGGCAAGAACGGGCTGTTCGCGGGCAAGGTCACCGCCTTCCGCGACGTCCTCCAGCTGGCGAACCCCGAATACGAACTGTTCGACGCCGACCGGCAGGCCGAGGCGATGGACGACTTCCTCGCCGAGATCATCCCGGTGTACCCGGCGGCGCAGGGGATCCCGACCTGGGTGATCGCCAAGGCCGTCCGGCAAGTGCTGGACGTGCTGGAGGTCGACGAGGACCCGATGCCGATCGAGCTGCTCGCCCAGTACGGCCTGCCCAGCCTGGAAAGCGCGCTGCGCGGTATCCACCGTCCTTCGGGCTGGGACGCGCTGAACTCCGCGCGCCGGCGGCTCAAATGGGACGAAGCCATGGCGGTGCAGCTGATTTTCGCGCAGCGACGGCATTCCCTGGTCTCGCGGCCCGCGAAAGCCTGCCCGCACACCGAAGGCGGCATCCTCGACGCCTTCGACAAGCGGCTCCCGTTCGCGCTGACGTCGGGCCAGCAGGAGATCGGCGAAGAGATCGCCCGCGATCTGTCCACCGAGCATCCGATGAACCGGCTGCTGCAGGGTGAGGTCGGCTCCGGCAAGACGGTGGTCGCGTTGCGCGCCATGCTGCAGGTCGTCGATTCCGGACGGCAGGCGGCGATGCTCGCGCCGACGGAGGTCCTCGCCGCGCAGCACGCCCGGTCGCTGCGCGAGATGCTGGGCGACCTCGGGCAGGCGGGCGAACTCGGCGGCGCGGAGAACGCGACGCGCGTGACCCTGCTGACCGGTTCGATGGGCGCCAAGGAACGCAAGAAGGCGTTGCTGGAGACGGTCAGCGGCGAGGCCGGGATCGTCGTCGGCACACACGCGCTCATCCAGGACACCGTGTCCTTCGCGGATCTCGGCCTGGTCGTGGTCGACGAACAGCACCGCTTCGGCGTGGAGCAGCGGGACGCGCTGCGTTCCCGCGGTTCCGACGAGACCAGCCCGCACGTCCTCGTCATGACCGCGACGCCCATCCCGCGCACGGTCGCGATGACCGTCTACGGCGACCTGGAGACGTCCGCGCTGCGCGTGATGCCCGCCGGCCGGTCGCCGATCAAGACGTCGGTGGTGCCGGTCGCGGAACGGCCCGCATGGCTGGACCGGGCATGGCAGCGGGTCCGCGAGGAATGCGGCAAGGGCCATCAGGCGTACATCGTCTGCCCGCGTATCGGGGACGAACCGGCTTCGGACAAGGGGGACAAGCGGCCCGCGCTCGCCGTCCTCGACGTGGCGCCCGAGCTGGCCGAAGGACCGTTGAAGGGGCTGAAGATCGGCGCCTTGCACGGCCGGATGCCCGCCGACGACAAGGACGCCGTGATGCAGGCGTTCGCCAAAGGTGATCTGGACGTGCTCGTCGCGACCACCGTGATCGAGGTCGGCGTGAACGTGCCGAACGCGACGGCGATGGTGATCATGGACGCCGACCGCTTCGGCATCAGCCAGCTGCACCAGTTGCGTGGGCGGGTCGGCCGGGGCAGCGTGCCGGGGCTTTGCCTGCTGGTCACCGAGACCCTGGACGGGACGACCACCCGCGAGCGGCTCGCCGCCGTCGAGTCCACGACGGACGGTTTCGAACTGTCCAGAATGGACTTGGAACTGCGCCGCGAGGGCGACATCCTCGGCGCCGCGCAGTCGGGGAAGAAGTCGACGCTGAAGCTGCTTTCGTTGCTGCAGGACGAGGAGGTCATCGCCGAGGCGAGGGCCCGCGCGTCGGAAATCGTCGAAAAGGACCCGGCCTTGGGGAATTACTTGGGGCTGGCGCACATGATCGCCGACGTCGTCGACGAAGATCGTGTGGAGTACCTGGAAAAAAGCTGA
- a CDS encoding caspase family protein yields MTGERRALIIANGEYDNPGLSALRSPAADAEALAEVLADRAVSEFDVQVVRDETAHVIAGRVEDLFADSAPDDVLLVHFSCHGLKSESGELFFAARNTRPERLASTAVPADFVQRCMRMSRSRSIVLLLDCCYGGAFSQGVAVRATGEANVLDAFPGGGFGGRGRAVITASNSIEYAFEGDQLADDHARPSVFTSALVDGLRTGDADRDEDGWIALSELYDYLFDSVRERNPNQTPSRDIEMQGELYLARSRRRRIKPSPVPADLRAASEDPNMFTRLGAVTELQRRLTSENLSVAIGAHEVLTTMAQTDIRHIAEAAELARAEARVRAESEVVRFGEVVRGTRPVARVRLAGPPIARACHFASSHSWLRVTEDADGAEISLELSELGAFDGRITVTGPTGEVVVRVEGQVVAEPAPVPPSRPEPAPKPAPPVEIPETTVVEPVRPVEAAPKFEPFAVAASVLAFAAAVYLLPISLALSRSMEDFFEDGGWTVVPLGIFAIAAGIMMFLPATRRLAGPGALCGLALLSAIPSGPVLLVLTDGCLLAGAVCALISVRRDRSFRLGLGKPRGGLAIAALVAGAAGTAGLVAEAVELLDYSSSRADEAAIYLVVSVVLLIGTLLGVLLRPVAFGIAFLGGVAGGGIVMACVLSYAMPSSSSVTGAGWWIALGAVLALAVVTGFAAREVKS; encoded by the coding sequence ATGACCGGCGAACGGCGGGCCCTGATCATCGCCAACGGGGAGTACGACAACCCCGGGCTGAGCGCGTTGCGGTCCCCGGCCGCCGACGCCGAGGCGCTCGCCGAGGTCCTCGCCGACCGTGCCGTCAGCGAGTTCGACGTCCAGGTGGTACGCGACGAGACCGCGCACGTGATCGCGGGCCGGGTCGAGGATCTGTTCGCCGACAGCGCGCCGGACGACGTCCTGCTGGTGCATTTCTCTTGCCACGGCTTGAAAAGCGAATCGGGCGAGCTGTTCTTCGCCGCCCGCAACACCCGGCCGGAGCGGCTCGCGTCGACCGCCGTCCCCGCCGACTTCGTCCAGCGCTGTATGCGGATGAGCCGGTCGCGCAGCATCGTCCTCCTGCTGGACTGCTGTTACGGCGGCGCCTTCAGCCAGGGGGTCGCCGTGCGCGCCACCGGCGAGGCCAACGTGCTCGACGCGTTCCCCGGCGGGGGTTTCGGCGGCCGAGGCAGGGCGGTGATCACCGCGTCGAACTCCATCGAGTACGCCTTCGAGGGTGATCAGCTCGCCGACGACCACGCGCGGCCGTCGGTGTTCACCTCGGCACTGGTCGACGGGCTGCGGACGGGCGACGCGGACCGCGACGAGGACGGCTGGATCGCGCTCAGCGAGCTCTACGACTACCTGTTCGACAGTGTCCGGGAGCGGAATCCGAATCAGACACCCAGTCGTGACATCGAGATGCAGGGCGAGCTGTATCTGGCCAGGAGCAGGCGCCGCCGGATCAAACCGTCGCCGGTCCCGGCGGATCTGCGCGCGGCGAGCGAGGATCCCAACATGTTCACCCGCCTCGGCGCGGTGACCGAACTCCAGCGACGGCTGACGAGTGAGAACCTGTCGGTCGCCATCGGCGCGCACGAGGTCCTCACGACGATGGCGCAGACCGACATCCGGCATATCGCCGAGGCCGCCGAACTGGCGCGGGCCGAAGCGCGGGTGCGGGCCGAGTCCGAAGTGGTCCGGTTCGGCGAGGTCGTCCGGGGGACGCGGCCGGTGGCGCGCGTCCGGCTGGCCGGGCCGCCGATCGCGCGGGCGTGCCACTTCGCCTCGTCGCATTCCTGGCTGCGGGTGACCGAGGACGCCGACGGGGCCGAGATCTCCCTGGAGCTGTCGGAACTCGGGGCGTTCGACGGGCGGATCACGGTGACCGGACCGACCGGCGAGGTCGTGGTACGGGTCGAGGGCCAGGTGGTCGCGGAACCCGCGCCGGTGCCGCCGTCGCGGCCCGAACCGGCTCCGAAACCCGCCCCGCCCGTGGAGATCCCGGAAACGACGGTCGTGGAACCCGTGCGGCCGGTCGAAGCCGCGCCGAAGTTCGAGCCGTTCGCCGTCGCCGCGAGTGTGCTCGCGTTCGCTGCCGCGGTGTACCTGCTGCCCATCAGTCTCGCGCTCAGCCGCAGCATGGAGGACTTCTTCGAAGACGGCGGCTGGACGGTCGTACCGCTCGGCATCTTCGCGATCGCGGCGGGGATCATGATGTTCCTGCCTGCCACACGCCGGTTGGCGGGGCCGGGAGCGCTGTGCGGACTCGCGCTGCTTTCGGCGATCCCGTCCGGTCCGGTGCTGCTGGTCCTCACCGACGGCTGCCTGCTCGCGGGGGCCGTCTGCGCGCTGATCTCGGTGCGGCGTGACCGGAGTTTCCGTCTCGGGCTGGGGAAGCCGAGGGGCGGACTCGCCATCGCGGCCCTCGTGGCCGGGGCCGCCGGTACGGCCGGGCTGGTGGCGGAGGCCGTCGAACTGCTCGACTACTCGTCGAGCCGGGCCGACGAGGCGGCGATCTACCTCGTGGTCTCGGTGGTGCTCCTGATCGGGACGCTGCTCGGTGTGCTGCTACGGCCGGTGGCCTTCGGGATCGCCTTCCTCGGCGGGGTGGCCGGAGGCGGCATCGTCATGGCGTGCGTGCTTTCCTACGCGATGCCGAGCAGTTCGAGCGTCACCGGCGCCGGCTGGTGGATCGCGCTGGGGGCGGTGCTCGCGTTGGCCGTCGTGACCGGTTTCGCCGCCCGCGAAGTGAAAAGCTGA
- a CDS encoding GNAT family N-acetyltransferase: MATIRLATVEDAWPIAEVNVRSWQSAYQGLLPELYLRDLSVEGRAARWQRTLADPANRGDILVLVEDGKLLGFTAVDRVRGELRAIYLEPARWGTGLGRLLLDTAVAALRDSGHREATLWVLETNERARRFYSAGGWVPDGATKTDTMPGEDVPLAEVRYRIALVSA; this comes from the coding sequence ATGGCCACGATCCGCCTCGCGACCGTCGAGGACGCCTGGCCCATCGCTGAGGTGAACGTGCGGTCGTGGCAGTCGGCGTACCAGGGCCTGCTGCCCGAGCTCTACCTTCGCGATCTGTCCGTCGAGGGACGGGCGGCCCGCTGGCAGCGGACGCTCGCCGATCCCGCCAACCGGGGCGACATCCTGGTCCTGGTCGAAGACGGAAAGCTCCTCGGCTTCACCGCCGTCGACCGGGTCCGCGGGGAACTGCGCGCGATCTACCTCGAACCGGCGCGCTGGGGCACGGGACTGGGCAGGCTGCTGCTCGACACCGCCGTCGCCGCGCTGCGGGATTCGGGGCACCGCGAGGCGACGCTCTGGGTGCTCGAAACCAACGAACGCGCCCGGCGTTTCTACTCGGCCGGGGGATGGGTGCCGGACGGGGCGACGAAGACCGACACCATGCCCGGCGAGGACGTCCCGCTTGCCGAAGTGCGCTACCGGATCGCTCTCGTCAGCGCTTGA
- a CDS encoding TetR/AcrR family transcriptional regulator, whose translation MATSGTQRPGGRTERTRQAVLHATLDLLAERGFGELTVEAVAERSGVHKTTVYRRWSSPDGLVAAALQMGAEDDWKAPDTGSLEDDLYEVAAEVVRYFTEPALKELPTASVLAAFQSPQAAEALHDFYADRHVRMAPIAERAVARGEIPAGTDGDELVRAVCGPMFYRLFLSRESVTVADARVTARAVAVAAREGAFVRPHV comes from the coding sequence TTGGCAACCTCCGGCACCCAGCGGCCCGGCGGCCGGACCGAACGCACGCGCCAGGCCGTCTTGCACGCAACCCTCGATCTGCTGGCCGAACGCGGGTTCGGCGAATTGACCGTGGAGGCGGTCGCCGAGCGGTCCGGCGTGCACAAGACCACGGTGTACCGGCGCTGGTCCTCACCGGACGGTCTCGTCGCCGCCGCGCTGCAGATGGGCGCGGAGGACGACTGGAAGGCGCCCGACACGGGGTCGCTCGAGGACGATCTGTACGAGGTCGCGGCCGAGGTGGTGCGGTACTTCACCGAGCCCGCGCTGAAGGAGTTGCCGACGGCGTCGGTCCTGGCGGCCTTCCAGTCTCCGCAAGCGGCCGAGGCGCTGCACGACTTCTACGCCGATCGGCACGTGCGCATGGCGCCGATCGCGGAACGGGCCGTCGCGCGGGGCGAGATCCCGGCCGGCACGGATGGCGACGAACTGGTGCGGGCGGTGTGCGGGCCGATGTTCTACCGGCTCTTCCTGTCGCGGGAAAGTGTCACGGTGGCGGACGCACGGGTCACCGCACGTGCGGTGGCGGTCGCCGCGCGCGAAGGCGCCTTCGTTCGGCCACACGTTTAG
- a CDS encoding erythromycin esterase family protein produces MPDPAKIAELVGDAKIVAIGENNHHVHEFGDLRNRLLQHLVEHHGFRVLAFESGFAEGKLVEDWLKGAPGDVTDIGRDGFTFSLGESPEAHEMLTWLRERGDVAYYGLDVPSSAGSPVPSLDAVRAYLSTVDPEASSLVDAAIEATKGYASVSSADAPAKYAALDAEAKDKATAALTRLKTHLTSLRPVYGDTAVAEHHVEGAVRVDAYLAEVAAMMSGAAPALQSGSRDAYMADTVRLIRRLHGDDTKIVVMLHNGHLQRVPFSPFPGLTSPSAGTHLAAEFGDDYFALGLTAVEGETTGLKPDATARLGFTVYRQELDAPADGSVEAEGPGLVDLRARRGTEGPQSIRHAHLFNPVDVVEAFDALVCFPKSTVSAHIGQDQSNG; encoded by the coding sequence ATGCCAGACCCAGCGAAGATCGCCGAACTCGTCGGAGACGCCAAGATCGTCGCCATCGGTGAAAACAACCACCACGTCCATGAGTTCGGCGACCTGCGCAATCGTTTGCTCCAGCACCTCGTCGAGCACCACGGCTTCCGGGTCTTGGCGTTCGAATCCGGATTCGCCGAAGGAAAGCTCGTCGAAGACTGGCTGAAGGGCGCGCCCGGGGACGTCACCGACATCGGTCGCGACGGCTTCACGTTCTCGCTCGGGGAGTCCCCCGAGGCGCACGAAATGCTGACGTGGCTCCGCGAACGCGGCGACGTCGCCTACTACGGCCTCGACGTACCGAGTTCCGCGGGCTCGCCGGTGCCATCGCTCGACGCCGTCCGCGCCTATCTGTCCACTGTGGACCCGGAGGCGTCGAGCCTCGTCGACGCGGCGATCGAGGCGACCAAGGGATACGCCTCGGTCAGCAGCGCGGACGCGCCCGCCAAGTACGCCGCCCTAGACGCCGAGGCCAAGGACAAGGCGACCGCGGCGCTCACGCGGCTCAAGACCCACCTCACCTCGCTGCGTCCCGTCTACGGGGACACCGCCGTCGCGGAGCACCACGTCGAAGGCGCGGTACGCGTCGACGCGTACCTCGCCGAGGTCGCCGCGATGATGTCCGGCGCCGCGCCCGCCCTGCAGAGCGGTTCGCGCGACGCGTACATGGCCGACACCGTCCGGCTGATCCGGCGGCTTCACGGTGACGACACGAAGATCGTCGTGATGCTCCACAACGGACATCTCCAGCGCGTGCCGTTCTCGCCGTTTCCCGGCCTCACCTCGCCGTCGGCGGGGACGCATCTGGCCGCCGAATTCGGCGACGACTACTTCGCGCTCGGGCTCACCGCGGTCGAGGGCGAGACCACCGGGCTCAAGCCGGATGCGACCGCGCGGCTCGGTTTCACCGTGTACCGCCAGGAATTGGACGCTCCGGCGGACGGCAGCGTCGAAGCCGAGGGCCCCGGCCTGGTCGACCTTCGCGCGCGACGTGGAACCGAGGGACCACAGAGCATCCGGCACGCGCACCTGTTCAACCCCGTCGACGTCGTCGAGGCGTTCGACGCGCTGGTCTGCTTCCCGAAGTCGACGGTCAGCGCGCATATCGGCCAAGACCAGTCGAACGGGTGA
- a CDS encoding S8 family peptidase, whose amino-acid sequence MAALALLVLVAQPASATEVQQNPPNWGLDRIDQRTGLDQLYHYETDAKDVTVYVIDSGVDAAHPDFGGRVKPGKDFLNGGTDTTDTNGHGTYLAGVAASRTFGVAKAAQIVPVRVIDAQGGGATDKIIAGIDWVTQNARQPAVAVLGIGGAANDQLDAAVRALAAVVPIALPAGGEATDAGKFSPGRVTEALTVGSTDASDQVGSTSNYGEVVDLFAPGVDVPGPNAGGSGGRVLSGTSSAAAHVAGVAALYRALHPDASAPDVAKALVDLASVDVLTGVHEGTANRLLQSPGAQLGQG is encoded by the coding sequence ATGGCCGCGCTGGCGCTCCTGGTGCTGGTGGCGCAGCCCGCTTCCGCGACGGAAGTCCAGCAGAACCCGCCGAACTGGGGGCTGGACCGGATCGACCAGCGAACCGGTCTCGATCAGCTCTACCACTACGAGACCGACGCCAAGGACGTCACGGTCTACGTGATCGACAGCGGGGTCGACGCGGCGCATCCGGACTTCGGCGGCCGCGTCAAACCCGGTAAGGACTTCCTGAACGGCGGCACGGACACCACCGACACCAACGGTCACGGCACGTACTTGGCCGGTGTCGCCGCGTCGAGGACCTTCGGTGTCGCGAAGGCCGCGCAGATCGTCCCGGTCCGGGTGATCGACGCACAGGGCGGCGGCGCGACCGACAAGATCATCGCGGGTATCGACTGGGTGACGCAGAACGCACGGCAGCCCGCCGTCGCCGTCCTCGGCATCGGCGGCGCGGCCAACGACCAGCTCGACGCCGCCGTCCGGGCGCTCGCGGCGGTCGTCCCGATCGCCCTCCCGGCGGGCGGCGAGGCCACCGACGCGGGGAAGTTCTCACCCGGCCGGGTCACCGAAGCGCTCACCGTCGGATCGACCGACGCCAGTGACCAGGTCGGGTCGACGTCGAACTACGGCGAGGTCGTCGACCTGTTCGCGCCCGGCGTCGACGTGCCGGGACCCAACGCGGGCGGGAGCGGTGGCCGGGTGCTCAGCGGCACGTCGTCGGCCGCCGCGCACGTTGCCGGGGTGGCCGCGCTGTACCGGGCCCTGCACCCGGACGCCTCGGCGCCGGATGTCGCGAAAGCCCTCGTCGACCTCGCTTCCGTCGATGTGCTGACCGGGGTTCACGAGGGCACCGCGAACAGGTTGCTGCAGAGTCCCGGAGCGCAACTCGGCCAGGGATGA